One window of Eulemur rufifrons isolate Redbay chromosome 25, OSU_ERuf_1, whole genome shotgun sequence genomic DNA carries:
- the VIM gene encoding vimentin: MSTRSVSSSSYRRMFGGPGTASRPSSNRSYVTSTTRTYSLGSALRPSTSRTLYASSPGGAYVTRSSAVRLRSSVPGVRLLQDSVDFSLADAINTEFKNTRTNEKVELQELNDRFANYIDKVRFLEQQNKILLAELEQLKGQGKSRLGDLYEEEMRELRRQVDQLTNDKARVEVERDNLAEDILRLREKLQEEMLQREEAESTLQSFRQDVDNASLARLDLERKVESLQEEIAFLKKLHDEEIQELQAQIQEQHVQIDVDVSKPDLTAALRDVRQQYESVAAKNLQEAEEWYKSKFADLSEAANRNNDALRQAKQESNEYRRQVQSLTCEVDALKGTNESLERQMREMEENFAVEAANYQDTIGRLQDEIQNMKEEMARHLREYQDLLNVKMALDIEIATYRKLLEGEESRISLPLPNFSSLNLRETNLDSLPLVDTHSKRTLLIKTVETRDGQVINETSQHHDDLE, translated from the exons ATGTCCACCAGGTCCGTGTCCTCGTCCTCCTACCGTAGGATGTTCGGTGGCCCCGGCACCGCGAGCCGGCCGAGCTCCAACCGGAGCTACGTGACCTCGACCACCCGCACCTACAGTCTGGGCAGCGCGCTGCGCCCCAGCACCAGCCGCACCCTCTACGCCTCGTCCCCGGGCGGCGCGTATGTCACGCGCTCCTCGGCCGTGCGCCTGCGGAGCAGCGTGCCGGGCGTGCGGCTGCTGCAGGACTCGGTGGACTTCTCGCTGGCCGACGCCATCAACACCGAGTTCAAGAACACCCGCACCAACGAGAAGGTGGAGCTGCAGGAGCTGAATGACCGCTTCGCCAACTACATCGACAAGGTGCGCTTCCTGGAGCAGCAGAACAAGATCCTCCTGGCCGAGCTCGAGCAGCTCAAGGGCCAGGGCAAGTCGCGCCTGGGGGACCTCTACGAGGAGGAGATGCGGGAGCTGCGCCGGCAGGTGGACCAGCTCACCAACGACAAGGCCCGCGTCGAGGTGGAGCGCGACAACCTGGCCGAGGACATCCTGCGGCTCCGGGAGAA ATTGCAGGAGGAGATGCTTCAGAGAGAGGAAGCCGAGAGCACCCTGCAATCTTTCAGACAG GATGTTGACAATGCGTCTTTGGCACGTCTTGACCTTGAACGCAAAGTGGAATCCTTGCAAGAAGAGATTGCCTTTTTGAAGAAACTACACGACGAG GAAATCCAAGAGCTACAGGCCCAGATTCAGGAACAACATGTCCAAATCGATGTGGATGTTTCCAAGCCTGACCTCACGGCTGCCCTGCGTGACGTACGTCAGCAGTATGAAAGCGTGGCAGCCAAGAACCTTCAGGAGGCAGAAGAGTGGTACAAGTCCAAG TTTGCTGACCTCTCCGAGGCTGCTAACCGGAACAACGATGCCTTGCGCCAAGCGAAGCAGGAGTCCAATGAGTACCGGAGACAGGTGCAGTCCCTCACCTGCGAAGTGGATGCTCTTAAAGGAACT AACGAGTCCCTGGAACGCCAGATGCGTGAAATGGAAGAGAACTTTGCTGTCGAAGCTGCTAACTACCAAGACACTATTGGCCGCCTGCAGGATGAGATTCAGAACATGAAGGAAGAGATGGCTCGTCACCTTCGTGAATACCAAGACCTGCTCAATGTTAAGATGGCTCTTGACATTGAGATTGCCACCTACAGGAAGCTGCTGGAAGGCGAGGAGAGCAG GATTTCTCTGCCTCTTCCAAACTTTTCCTCCCTGAACCTGAGAG aaactaATCTGGATTCACTCCCTCTGGTTGACACCCACTCCAAAAGGACCCTTCTGATTAAGACGGTTGAAACTAGAGATGGACAG gttATCAATGAAACTTCTCAGCATCACGATGATCTTGAATGA